The following are encoded together in the Cerasicoccus sp. TK19100 genome:
- a CDS encoding RNA polymerase sigma factor, whose amino-acid sequence MPDSDANMRKFRTTRWSMVLRARGEGPEASRALEDFCQDYWFPLYAWCRRKGLPASDAEDMVQGFFQKVIEKRLLDHADAERGKLRTYLLTILNRHINDERKKNLAERRGGGKVISFDGEEAENFYVDQQIEGESDEHLYDRQWALTMLNHAVAKLELSYADRGKGDQFEAMKRFLNEEGSAEEYAMAGEPLKMTEGSFKIAVHRMRAKFRELLRAEVTIGQPEGFDADEEIEYLAQVLRSLH is encoded by the coding sequence ATGCCCGATAGCGACGCCAACATGCGGAAGTTTCGCACCACGCGCTGGAGCATGGTGCTGCGCGCGCGTGGCGAAGGACCGGAAGCCAGCCGGGCACTGGAAGACTTTTGCCAGGACTACTGGTTTCCCCTTTACGCGTGGTGCCGCCGCAAGGGTTTGCCTGCCTCCGACGCCGAAGACATGGTGCAGGGCTTTTTCCAAAAAGTCATTGAAAAGCGGCTGCTCGATCACGCCGACGCCGAGCGCGGCAAGCTGCGCACCTACCTGCTGACCATCCTCAATCGCCACATCAACGACGAACGGAAGAAAAACCTCGCCGAGCGCCGGGGCGGCGGAAAAGTCATTTCGTTCGACGGAGAGGAAGCGGAGAATTTCTATGTGGACCAGCAGATCGAAGGCGAAAGCGACGAGCACCTCTACGACCGCCAGTGGGCGCTGACGATGCTCAACCACGCGGTCGCCAAACTCGAGCTGAGCTACGCCGACCGCGGCAAGGGTGATCAATTTGAGGCGATGAAGCGCTTTCTCAACGAGGAAGGCAGCGCAGAAGAATACGCCATGGCCGGCGAGCCGCTGAAGATGACTGAGGGCAGTTTTAAAATTGCCGTGCACCGCATGCGCGCCAAATTCCGCGAACTGCTGCGAGCCGAGGTGACCATCGGGCAGCCGGAAGGATTCGACGCCGATGAGGAGATCGAATACCTCGCCCAGGTCCTGCGGAGCCTCCACTAA
- a CDS encoding M20/M25/M40 family metallo-hydrolase, which translates to MPKKKAKTTKKKTDTFTPPEFLVDLLTARSPSGFEQEAQAVLAKHVEPVAEIFEKDALGNRYATINPEGDPVLMLAGHMDELGLMVKYVDDNGFVYFDPIGGHDPIMISGRRVTIMTKNGDVKGVTGKRAIHLMSSEDRKKVPEFHDMWIDIGAKSRDEALERISIGDPMVYDMGFELIHGTVGTARAFDDKSGCYVVNETLRRLAKSKKKLAAKVVAVSTTQEEIGTRGATTSSYKVNPHLGIAVDVGHATDHPDCDPRKHGKQVQGGGPIIGRGPNISPFIFERLVEVAEKNKIPYQLESEPKPTPTDARAIQMAREGVAASIISIPLRYMHTPSEVVDLQDIEYTVQLLVAFAESLKKGEHGIW; encoded by the coding sequence ATGCCGAAGAAAAAAGCGAAAACCACGAAAAAGAAAACTGATACCTTCACCCCGCCGGAATTTTTGGTCGACCTGCTGACTGCGCGTTCGCCGTCCGGATTTGAGCAAGAGGCTCAGGCCGTGCTGGCCAAGCACGTCGAGCCCGTGGCCGAGATTTTTGAAAAGGATGCCCTTGGCAACCGCTACGCGACGATCAACCCTGAGGGCGACCCCGTCCTCATGCTCGCCGGCCACATGGACGAGCTGGGCCTCATGGTGAAATATGTCGATGACAACGGCTTCGTTTATTTTGACCCGATTGGCGGCCATGACCCGATCATGATCTCCGGTCGCCGCGTTACCATCATGACGAAAAACGGCGACGTAAAGGGCGTCACCGGTAAGCGCGCCATCCACCTGATGTCTTCGGAGGATCGCAAGAAGGTGCCCGAGTTTCACGACATGTGGATCGACATTGGTGCCAAGTCCCGGGACGAGGCGCTGGAGCGTATTTCCATCGGCGACCCGATGGTTTACGACATGGGCTTTGAGCTGATTCATGGCACCGTCGGCACGGCGCGCGCGTTCGACGACAAGTCGGGCTGCTACGTGGTCAACGAAACGCTCCGTCGCCTGGCGAAGTCTAAGAAAAAGCTGGCGGCCAAGGTGGTCGCGGTTTCGACGACGCAGGAAGAAATCGGCACCCGCGGCGCGACCACATCTTCCTACAAAGTGAACCCGCACCTCGGCATCGCGGTGGACGTCGGCCACGCCACCGACCATCCGGATTGCGATCCGCGCAAGCACGGTAAGCAAGTGCAGGGTGGGGGCCCAATCATTGGCCGCGGTCCGAACATCAGCCCGTTCATTTTCGAGCGTCTGGTGGAGGTTGCCGAGAAGAATAAAATTCCGTATCAACTCGAGTCCGAGCCCAAGCCGACGCCAACCGACGCCCGCGCGATTCAGATGGCCCGCGAAGGTGTGGCCGCATCGATCATTTCGATCCCGCTGCGCTACATGCACACGCCGAGCGAAGTCGTCGATCTACAGGACATCGAATACACCGTCCAACTGCTCGTCGCTTTCGCCGAAAGCCTCAAGAAGGGCGAACACGGCATCTGGTAG
- a CDS encoding serine/threonine-protein kinase encodes MSNPERKRSPHAHLAGLDPAKLIGQGAAPAPTLPELPGYEIIREIGRGGMGVVFLANQQSLDRQVAIKQVMINADADPAILERLEREARIMARLSHPNIVTVHHFERTSDYSATIVMAYVAGGNLRDQIDQHKQGVPLENGIQWLREIAQALSAAHAAGVAHRDIKPENVLLSQDGHAQVTDFGLALPMDQQTTRLTHTGSTVGTVDYMAPEVLYNADCDLRSDLYSLGVIGYELLTGKVPRGSFAPPHEARPDIPKATSQLIMAALRPDPAQRPQSAEAFATALTAKSGQPIKFGRLIALAVIALICGLVFAIWSKPKAPTVEAAPAQPSARITPEASAPARSIEPAPAPASPEVGPWQPLLNNNNPDQRLVSGHWQLGNGYAESNGDIAILALRQSMPAAYDVELEFTRMSGRYSIALFFAANGSVGSVDVDGWDDHLSGVQSLNGVDLRNGPNFIFPLNNGTKYTLLVQVRPEAVTVFIDGQEYIRTLIEGRRLDVVFPWEWSPTTDTCSLAIGSYQSPTTFEDVRWRAVSE; translated from the coding sequence ATGAGTAACCCCGAACGCAAGCGATCGCCGCACGCCCACCTAGCCGGGCTGGACCCCGCCAAGCTCATTGGCCAGGGCGCGGCGCCGGCGCCGACGTTGCCCGAGTTACCGGGCTATGAAATCATTCGCGAAATCGGGCGCGGCGGCATGGGCGTGGTTTTCCTGGCGAACCAACAAAGCCTCGACCGACAAGTCGCGATCAAGCAAGTCATGATCAACGCGGACGCCGACCCGGCGATCCTGGAGCGCCTGGAGCGCGAGGCGCGGATCATGGCGCGGTTGAGCCATCCCAACATTGTGACGGTTCACCACTTCGAGCGGACCAGCGACTACTCGGCAACCATCGTCATGGCGTATGTTGCGGGCGGCAATCTGCGCGATCAGATCGACCAGCACAAGCAAGGCGTCCCGCTCGAGAACGGAATTCAATGGCTGCGGGAAATTGCCCAGGCCCTCTCCGCCGCGCATGCCGCCGGCGTCGCCCATCGCGACATCAAACCGGAAAACGTGCTGCTTTCCCAGGATGGCCATGCGCAGGTGACGGACTTCGGGCTGGCCCTGCCCATGGACCAGCAGACCACGCGGCTGACGCATACCGGCTCCACCGTTGGCACCGTCGACTACATGGCGCCGGAGGTCTTGTATAACGCGGACTGCGATCTGCGCAGCGATCTCTATTCTCTGGGCGTCATCGGCTACGAATTGCTGACTGGCAAGGTTCCACGCGGCAGTTTTGCGCCGCCCCATGAAGCGCGGCCGGATATCCCCAAAGCGACCAGTCAGCTGATCATGGCTGCACTCCGCCCCGACCCAGCCCAGCGGCCGCAATCCGCTGAAGCATTTGCCACGGCGTTGACGGCAAAGTCGGGCCAACCGATTAAGTTCGGTCGTCTAATTGCCCTTGCAGTGATTGCCCTGATCTGCGGTTTGGTGTTTGCGATTTGGTCGAAGCCGAAGGCGCCAACCGTCGAGGCTGCCCCGGCTCAACCAAGCGCCCGAATCACGCCCGAAGCATCAGCCCCAGCACGCTCGATCGAACCCGCGCCAGCGCCTGCCTCGCCTGAAGTCGGACCATGGCAGCCATTGCTCAACAACAACAACCCGGACCAGCGTCTGGTTTCCGGACATTGGCAACTCGGCAACGGCTATGCCGAGAGCAATGGCGACATCGCGATCCTGGCGCTGAGGCAGTCCATGCCCGCCGCCTACGACGTGGAGCTGGAGTTTACCCGGATGTCGGGCCGCTATTCGATTGCGCTTTTCTTCGCCGCCAATGGCAGCGTGGGCTCAGTGGATGTCGATGGCTGGGACGATCATTTGTCCGGCGTGCAAAGCCTCAACGGCGTCGATCTGCGGAATGGGCCAAACTTCATCTTCCCCCTCAACAACGGCACGAAATACACGCTGCTCGTGCAGGTGCGACCTGAAGCCGTTACCGTGTTCATCGATGGTCAGGAATACATCCGCACGCTGATCGAAGGCCGCCGACTGGACGTGGTGTTTCCCTGGGAATGGTCGCCTACCACGGATACCTGCTCGCTCGCCATCGGCTCTTATCAAAGCCCGACGACTTTCGAAGACGTCCGCTGGCGCGCGGTCAGCGAATAA